In Desulfatirhabdium butyrativorans DSM 18734, the sequence GCATGGGGAAAATCGCGCCTGTATAGATGCTGTACCCGTCCCGGCTTTGAAGATCGCCATTGGAGCTGAGCAATCCCTGGCCCAGCATTTCATAATAGGGATTGGCCGAAACGCGGGATGGATCGGTATGGCTCCAGGAACTCGCCAGGAAGAAATCGATGTTGTGGCCGAAAGATTCCGTCAGGTTGGTTCTCCACAACAGAGATGCCGCATCCCAGTCACCAATGTTTGTGGAGGGCTCCATCCTGCTGATGAATCCGCCGGTGTTCTGCTGAAAATGGTATTCCGGTATGCCGTCCCCATTCGTGTCTCCCTTGGAGACGATCATCGGCATTACGGTCAATCCGGTAAAGCCGTCCGTAATATCCCATGCATGGGCATAATTGAGCATGACACTGGTTCGATCGTTGTCAAACAAGGTGGCGATGAACCCAAGAAGATGGACATCCTGAACATCGGACTGGGAGGCGCTCATCGAGTAACTGTTTCCCCAGTCGCCTTCAAACCCTACCCCATAGCATATCTTGAATTCGGAGCCCGGAAGCCCGGTGAGATTTTCCAGTCCGAAACTGAGCGATGCGCCGTCAAATTGCCAGTTGATGATGGTGGCCAGCGGCGAGCCGCCGACCATGCCGTAATTGCGATATTCGAGCGGCGGCCCTTCCGTGGCAGGCCGTCTTCCCAATGAGAAATTCATCGGTGTTTCGCCAAAATACTTTTTGTAATTGAAATAGGCCCTCTCCAGATGAATGGTATCGCCATGCGGGAGGCTCGAGGTATTGCCATCGAAGTTTACATCCCCCAGAGAGCCGCCGTTCACCTTCACCTCCGTACTGTCGCCCCACACTTTGTAGGCAGCCATTCTGCCGCCGAATGTCAGGCTGTCGTTGATCTTGGCGTTCATGTTCAGCCGGAAACGGTTGGTGTAGATGATGTCGTTGTTGACATCGGATTTTTGGGGAGCCGGAATCATGCCATTGGCTGCCATCTGCGCCATTCCCTGTTGAATCTGGGGAAGGGTTGCCCCATTGAAACCATAGGGGGGAGCGGCAAAGAATGCCGAATACAGGGTTGGCGGCGCACTCAGCATATCCTGGTAGTGGATGGAGTCCGCCCGGGTCCGAAGCTCGACTCCCAGCGAAAGTTTGTCTGTCGCCGTGTGCATTTCGGCCTTGTTCAACCGCTTGTTGACGTCTTCGAGCTCTTCCTTTTTTTCCGAATCCTGTTTTTCAAGTTTGGATAGTTTTTGCTGGACTTGATTCATCATCTGCTGCAACTGCTGCATCTGCTGTTTCAACTCCTGCACCTCGTCACCGAAAGCCAACCCGGCACCGGCGACAACCCAAATCATCGAAACCATCCCGATCCAGCGGCCAATTCGGACTGCTGATCGCCATCTCAATCCATTCATCTGTTCCCTCCTTTAGATGTTCAACATAGACGGCTTCGTAAAAAGTCCGGATACTGCGTTGCGCTGCACCCTTCGTCACTGCGGCGTAGGTTAACTACGCCTCATTCCTCAGGATTTGCGCGCCTTGTCTGCGGCCTTTTTTCAAAGCCGTCTGAATTTTGACTTTTTACGAGTTCATCAACATAGATATCTGAATAACCAACCCGTTCTCACAAAGGATCAGACAGGCAGGTTGTTTCCCGTTGAAGGACAAAATGAACCACTCGCCTGCTGCTGGTCTTCTTCAATACAGCTATTTCGTACCGGCACAAATTGGCTCAAGGCTTGTTGTGATAACGTGTATTCCGGAAACCCCTGGTAACACCCGGGTGACGGCCCGTCATTGCAAAACAAACTCGGGTTTTTTTGCCTTCTTTTCCCAATCTTCAATCGCCGCATCCGACGGTACGCTTTCCCAGCCCGATATCATGGCCTTGATATGGGCACTGATACTATGTCCTGTTGTCGTCATGTAGACATGGACGATGATGAACGAAATAATGGCAAACGCGCCTGCCATGTGCACGACGGCAACCCAGTTCAGGGAAAGCCTCGAAAGGCCCCATGTTCCCCATGAATTGTATCCCCAGTACAGCATGCCGCTGACCATCTGCACCGGCAGCAGGAAGGCAGCGAGCGACAGATAGACCAGACGCTGCAGGGGATTGTGTTTGGCATCCTTCCGTTTGGGTACCGGATGAGGCTCCCCCTTGAAAATGCCATAGCCATAGTAGCGGATCATGGCGAACATTTTACGTGTCGTCGGCACATACTGCCGCCATTCCCCGCTGGTAAACACCCAGAAAACGAAGAATGCGAATGCCACCAGCCAGGTGATGCCGAGCGTGTTGTGCAGCCAGACGGCCCTTTCGAAGCCGAAAAGACTGTAGAGACCATGCACCTCGAGCCCCGTGACGAGCAGTACGACAATGACGGCCATCTGAAACCAGTGCCAGAAGCGCTCATAACGCGTGTACAAATAGATGTTGACCAGATGCTCCATGGGATCACGCTCCTTTGTTTCCACCGTTTTTGCCGTTTCTGCCGTTTGCAAAGACCCGCCCAAGCCCGTGAAGGCATACACCGGCCAGGGAACCGATAACGACCAGCCATCCGATGGAATCCAGAATGTTCAAGCGATCCCTGCCCGGCATGTAGAACCCGGCCAGAGAGGCAAGCCTTCCGCCGTTTCGGGTATGGCACTCCGTACAGGACACCACATTTTCCCTGGGCGCCACCATGTGTGTCGTCGGCATCACATAGGTCGTTGAAATAAAGTCATATTGTCCCGAATACGGAATCCCCAGTGCATTCTGGCCCCGCTGGATGGCATCCTGCCAGTTCAATGTCGTCCAGAAACCATGTTCCGTTGACAATAACGGACCGACTACCGTCTTGTTGATCTTGTCGTAAGGCTGTTTGCCCCGATGGACTTTAAACGGGAAAATGCGCGATTTGGGGTCTTCCCGATCGCCCAGGGGGTGGCTCATGGCAACCGTCAATCCGGGATCGATGACATCCTTGGCAGTCACGGACTGGATGGAACCATTGAACCAGAAATATTCGGGCTTGACATGCTTCTCCCATCGCATGGCGCCTTTGATGGACAAATAGCTGTCCTTGCCCAACTCGTCTTCTTCCTTGTACGGTTTGCCGTCCTTGAGTTTTCCGGCCTGCGACCAGTCCCACATCATCTTGGTGGGGTTGACGCGCGCGAAGGTCGGAATGTGACAACTCTGGCAGGCGACCTTATCCGTGTGGTCGTTGGCCTTGTGACCGGGTTTGTGGGGGGTCGCACTGTGACAGGATTCGCAGGTGATTTTCGGGGCAAGATCGTCCTGGATCAGGCTTTTTCGTTCGGTCGCAGCAGGCGCCGTATAGATT encodes:
- a CDS encoding DUF3373 family protein, translated to MIWVVAGAGLAFGDEVQELKQQMQQLQQMMNQVQQKLSKLEKQDSEKKEELEDVNKRLNKAEMHTATDKLSLGVELRTRADSIHYQDMLSAPPTLYSAFFAAPPYGFNGATLPQIQQGMAQMAANGMIPAPQKSDVNNDIIYTNRFRLNMNAKINDSLTFGGRMAAYKVWGDSTEVKVNGGSLGDVNFDGNTSSLPHGDTIHLERAYFNYKKYFGETPMNFSLGRRPATEGPPLEYRNYGMVGGSPLATIINWQFDGASLSFGLENLTGLPGSEFKICYGVGFEGDWGNSYSMSASQSDVQDVHLLGFIATLFDNDRTSVMLNYAHAWDITDGFTGLTVMPMIVSKGDTNGDGIPEYHFQQNTGGFISRMEPSTNIGDWDAASLLWRTNLTESFGHNIDFFLASSWSHTDPSRVSANPYYEMLGQGLLSSNGDLQSRDGYSIYTGAIFPMPLDARFGLEYNWGSKYWFNFTGAEDSLVGSKLATRGHVFEAYYHQPIFAQTFFLTLGGQYYNYEYTGSGNPLGEPVKISEATSLDTLNAVLDQVWLVYLSATVRF
- a CDS encoding cytochrome b/b6 domain-containing protein, with product MEHLVNIYLYTRYERFWHWFQMAVIVVLLVTGLEVHGLYSLFGFERAVWLHNTLGITWLVAFAFFVFWVFTSGEWRQYVPTTRKMFAMIRYYGYGIFKGEPHPVPKRKDAKHNPLQRLVYLSLAAFLLPVQMVSGMLYWGYNSWGTWGLSRLSLNWVAVVHMAGAFAIISFIIVHVYMTTTGHSISAHIKAMISGWESVPSDAAIEDWEKKAKKPEFVLQ
- a CDS encoding tetrathionate reductase family octaheme c-type cytochrome, translated to MKGSSVTYSVWVWLWGVSLMLAGPMDLSAAEIGVDTAPGRTMAVQATKSYEQWTTSDHSKHAALKQAFTSGAQITEACLSCHSEAETQFHKTIHWTWDAGKNAKGVEMGKGQYSVNNFCISTNKGADKSCFSCHPSWNGERKVVNCLVCHGQKEVKWDEAFEDLNALKDQTDEGSKEIYAEILSQVQTAAQSIGRPTRKNCGTCHFYGGGGDGVKHGDLDSSMAMPNKALDVHMGTDGRNFECVRCHTTIQHQVAGRIYTAPAATERKSLIQDDLAPKITCESCHSATPHKPGHKANDHTDKVACQSCHIPTFARVNPTKMMWDWSQAGKLKDGKPYKEEDELGKDSYLSIKGAMRWEKHVKPEYFWFNGSIQSVTAKDVIDPGLTVAMSHPLGDREDPKSRIFPFKVHRGKQPYDKINKTVVGPLLSTEHGFWTTLNWQDAIQRGQNALGIPYSGQYDFISTTYVMPTTHMVAPRENVVSCTECHTRNGGRLASLAGFYMPGRDRLNILDSIGWLVVIGSLAGVCLHGLGRVFANGRNGKNGGNKGA